Proteins encoded together in one Planctopirus ephydatiae window:
- the htpG gene encoding molecular chaperone HtpG has product MTTATREEFTFQTEIKQLLNILSHSLYQNREIAVRELISNASDSLNKLRHIQLSEAEYRDDAPLKITLLPDATAKTLTIVDNGVGLTREELIENLGTIAHSGSLDFMKKAAEAKYANHDADSAGSKSDLSLIGQFGVGFYAAFMLADTVEVITRSYREETGWKWTSDGTGQYSIEPVDEAPRGAQIVLHLKEDAIEEFTKEYRLESIIRRYSTFVPHAVYVGEKHVNNQPPIWVEPKSQVTPEQYKSFYQWLTHHANEEPLWHLHLSADSPLQFQSILYCPPVNLELQGFGRLEHGLTLCAKRILVQDDNKDLLPDYLHFVYGLVDSADLPLNVSRETLQDNRLIPKLRKVLTKKVLDYLAELAEEQPATYAKFYEQFGMVLRGGVGVDFENREKIAHLLRLASSHDVTPGATTSLGEYVKRMREDQTQIYYLGGPDLASLLRNPHYETFRDRGLEVLFLTDPVDEFALSHLQEFDGKSLVSIDSADIQLPASAESPSSSTTGEEQGSSSQIAPAGFDRVLEIFRQALGERVQDVRKATRLATSPVCLVNPQGSMSSQLQKVLSQTVKDFNLSRRILEVNPQAPLIGRLAALSSSGTNEDFIADCGLQLYASAMLLDGLVVEPDLTADRMRKLMEEAADNRTVIIT; this is encoded by the coding sequence ATGACGACCGCTACCCGCGAAGAATTCACATTCCAAACAGAGATCAAGCAGCTTCTCAACATCCTTTCGCATTCGTTGTATCAGAATCGCGAAATCGCAGTTCGTGAACTCATTTCCAATGCTTCCGACTCACTCAACAAGCTGCGGCATATCCAACTTTCCGAAGCTGAGTACCGGGACGATGCCCCACTCAAAATCACATTGCTCCCCGATGCGACCGCGAAAACGTTGACAATCGTGGATAATGGAGTGGGGCTGACGCGCGAAGAACTGATTGAGAATCTGGGGACCATTGCCCACAGCGGTTCGCTGGATTTCATGAAGAAAGCGGCTGAGGCTAAATATGCTAATCATGATGCGGATTCCGCCGGCAGCAAATCAGACCTTTCCTTGATTGGGCAGTTCGGTGTCGGCTTCTATGCAGCTTTCATGCTGGCAGATACCGTCGAAGTGATCACTCGCAGTTATCGCGAAGAAACAGGTTGGAAATGGACATCCGATGGCACCGGACAGTATTCGATCGAGCCGGTCGATGAAGCACCACGCGGTGCACAAATCGTGCTGCATCTCAAAGAGGATGCCATTGAAGAGTTCACTAAAGAATATCGGCTGGAGTCGATCATTCGCCGCTATTCGACATTTGTGCCGCATGCCGTCTATGTGGGCGAAAAACACGTCAACAATCAGCCACCCATCTGGGTCGAACCCAAGTCGCAGGTGACGCCCGAGCAGTACAAGAGCTTCTATCAATGGCTCACACACCACGCGAATGAAGAGCCTTTGTGGCATCTGCATCTCTCGGCAGATTCGCCGCTGCAGTTTCAATCGATTCTGTATTGCCCGCCAGTCAATCTTGAACTGCAAGGGTTCGGTCGCCTCGAACACGGTCTGACGCTGTGCGCGAAAAGAATTCTCGTTCAGGACGATAACAAAGATCTGCTGCCTGATTATCTGCACTTTGTCTATGGATTGGTCGATTCCGCCGACCTTCCGCTCAACGTGTCCCGCGAAACGTTGCAGGACAATCGACTGATTCCCAAGCTGCGGAAGGTCTTGACTAAAAAGGTTCTCGACTATCTGGCCGAACTAGCAGAGGAACAGCCCGCGACCTATGCGAAATTCTATGAGCAGTTCGGGATGGTTCTGCGCGGTGGAGTGGGGGTCGATTTCGAGAATCGCGAGAAAATCGCCCACCTGCTTCGACTCGCTTCATCGCATGATGTCACTCCCGGAGCCACCACATCGCTCGGGGAATATGTCAAGCGGATGCGTGAAGACCAGACACAGATCTATTACCTCGGCGGACCAGATCTGGCGAGTCTGCTCAGGAACCCGCATTACGAAACATTCCGCGACCGTGGACTGGAAGTGCTCTTCCTCACTGATCCGGTCGATGAGTTCGCGCTTTCGCATCTGCAGGAGTTCGATGGAAAATCATTGGTTTCGATTGATTCGGCTGATATTCAACTTCCCGCTTCAGCCGAATCCCCATCGAGTTCAACAACCGGTGAAGAGCAGGGTAGTTCTTCACAGATTGCCCCAGCGGGCTTTGACAGGGTTCTTGAAATCTTCCGCCAGGCGCTGGGTGAGCGTGTGCAGGATGTCCGCAAGGCCACCCGGCTGGCCACCAGCCCGGTTTGTCTTGTCAATCCGCAAGGCTCCATGAGCAGCCAACTGCAAAAAGTGCTGAGCCAGACCGTCAAGGATTTCAACCTCAGCCGCCGCATTCTCGAGGTCAATCCTCAGGCACCGCTGATTGGTCGGCTGGCTGCATTGAGTAGTTCCGGCACCAACGAAGACTTTATTGCGGATTGCGGACTCCAGCTCTATGCCTCGGCCATGCTGCTGGATGGTTTGGTTGTCGAACCAGATCTGACCGCAGACCGTATGCGGAAACTCATGGAAGAAGCTGCCGACAATCGAACTGTGATTATCACCTGA
- a CDS encoding DUF1570 domain-containing protein, whose translation MPAGAWRICGCLTLAFSCLWGSALPADEFELLNERREVRKLSGRLAGEGQGALAIEKLDGSYELVGSGAIKSRKPEEAPAPIAPSQLARQLEDEFGKDVCVTSIDAPYVVALLLAAPLPKSQESRANAFCKKATKFFKTVESVFEKYAADMGLALEPPSHPLVVLIFETNDQFIAYFNEQTGGTGLSGANVLGFYSAASNRLVLRMAECDTFEVPLHEAIHQQVHNRGLLQRLAPVPVWFNEGIATGFEANGEKVTGGPGKLNLRYARSALAAKNVNWQEIITDDKAFRGDLLAGEAYAHAWAMHWLLMTKYKQNYAAYVKKLGEKSVLATDTPEARRREFETAFQKSIDELQKELPQALDAALKKQKVIDRDQTRPGYVVANSNLASVEIKAVSSPDGRMQVEGQLKNLSTIRPMTFLVTLVTDGGQYTQWVLSNVPIYKTAPLVRRLPSTPVPGGGAAGSGTSFRFYIESALPDSQQAHQWEDGQLPVPALLRE comes from the coding sequence ATGCCAGCTGGTGCATGGCGAATTTGTGGCTGCTTGACACTCGCATTCTCCTGCCTGTGGGGGAGCGCCCTGCCAGCCGATGAGTTTGAGTTGCTGAACGAACGCCGAGAAGTCAGGAAGCTTTCAGGAAGGTTGGCGGGTGAGGGTCAGGGTGCCCTTGCCATAGAAAAACTCGATGGCAGTTACGAGCTTGTCGGGAGCGGTGCGATCAAGTCGCGGAAGCCTGAAGAGGCGCCGGCTCCCATTGCACCGTCACAACTAGCCCGGCAGTTGGAAGACGAGTTTGGCAAAGACGTTTGCGTGACGTCGATTGATGCGCCTTATGTGGTGGCCTTGCTTCTGGCGGCACCATTGCCAAAAAGCCAGGAGTCGCGAGCCAATGCTTTCTGCAAGAAAGCGACGAAGTTCTTTAAGACAGTTGAGAGTGTTTTTGAAAAATATGCTGCCGATATGGGACTGGCTCTTGAACCACCTTCTCATCCACTCGTGGTTTTGATTTTTGAAACCAACGATCAGTTCATCGCATACTTCAATGAACAGACAGGTGGAACTGGCCTCTCAGGGGCCAATGTTCTCGGCTTCTACTCAGCCGCTTCCAATCGACTCGTGCTTCGTATGGCCGAATGTGACACCTTTGAAGTCCCTCTTCATGAAGCGATTCATCAGCAGGTTCACAATCGAGGCTTGCTGCAACGATTGGCACCTGTTCCCGTCTGGTTCAATGAAGGAATTGCGACGGGATTTGAAGCCAATGGTGAAAAAGTGACTGGCGGCCCCGGCAAACTGAATCTGCGTTATGCCCGGTCGGCACTGGCTGCGAAGAATGTGAACTGGCAGGAAATCATCACGGATGACAAGGCCTTTCGAGGAGATCTACTGGCCGGCGAAGCTTATGCCCATGCCTGGGCCATGCACTGGCTGCTGATGACAAAATACAAACAGAACTATGCGGCTTATGTCAAAAAACTGGGTGAAAAATCGGTTCTGGCCACAGATACTCCCGAAGCGCGCCGCCGGGAATTTGAGACGGCTTTTCAGAAGAGCATCGACGAGTTGCAGAAGGAATTGCCCCAGGCTCTGGATGCAGCACTCAAGAAGCAGAAGGTGATTGATCGCGACCAGACACGGCCGGGGTATGTCGTTGCCAATTCGAACCTGGCCTCAGTCGAGATTAAAGCGGTCTCCTCGCCTGACGGTCGCATGCAGGTGGAAGGTCAACTCAAGAATCTTTCAACGATCAGACCGATGACTTTCCTGGTCACCTTAGTGACAGATGGCGGGCAATACACGCAATGGGTGCTTTCCAATGTGCCCATTTACAAGACAGCTCCGCTCGTGCGACGGCTCCCTTCCACGCCAGTTCCCGGGGGTGGAGCGGCGGGTTCCGGTACGTCTTTTCGCTTCTATATCGAATCGGCACTTCCAGACAGTCAGCAGGCTCACCAATGGGAAGATGGTCAACTGCCTGTCCCTGCCCTCCTCCGTGAATAG
- a CDS encoding sugar phosphate isomerase/epimerase family protein encodes MRQSLQAAQEAGARGVQLDLAREVNGPDWNATALKELQHYASELGLTLASGWLPLRKALFEDDGLDDRLMLIRHAIQLAGKLRLRTVCLRPGHLPQVTENNPAISSSKARKILEEVFSDLTRLADHHGVVLCIIPTADAPQSLKEFTNSITTGRLAIDFDSASFAMQGLSVSEAITSLHEQIGHVTLRDGIRDFQQGGLETPVGEGTIPWPEVIGTLEEVQFRGWLMPIRTQGQDPLGDTMNGLAYFRRMLPRG; translated from the coding sequence ATGCGCCAATCACTACAAGCCGCACAAGAGGCTGGGGCCCGAGGAGTGCAACTTGACCTCGCCAGAGAAGTCAACGGCCCGGACTGGAATGCCACAGCCCTCAAAGAACTGCAGCATTATGCCAGTGAACTGGGGCTCACTCTGGCCAGTGGCTGGTTACCACTGCGAAAGGCACTTTTTGAAGACGATGGGCTGGATGACCGACTGATGCTCATCCGGCATGCCATTCAACTCGCGGGAAAGCTCCGCCTGCGCACCGTCTGCCTTCGCCCGGGCCACTTGCCTCAAGTCACCGAAAACAACCCTGCCATCAGTTCATCAAAAGCTCGGAAAATTCTCGAAGAAGTCTTCTCGGATCTCACCCGGCTGGCAGATCATCATGGAGTTGTCCTCTGCATCATCCCGACAGCCGATGCACCGCAAAGTCTCAAAGAGTTCACCAATTCCATAACCACTGGCCGACTGGCAATTGATTTCGATTCGGCATCGTTTGCGATGCAGGGCCTCTCTGTTAGCGAAGCCATCACTTCGCTCCACGAGCAGATCGGCCATGTCACACTTCGCGATGGCATCCGTGATTTCCAGCAGGGCGGCCTTGAAACGCCTGTTGGCGAAGGAACAATCCCCTGGCCTGAGGTGATTGGCACATTAGAAGAAGTTCAATTTCGCGGCTGGCTCATGCCAATCCGCACCCAAGGGCAAGATCCACTGGGCGATACGATGAACGGTCTGGCTTATTTTCGGCGTATGCTTCCCAGGGGATAA
- a CDS encoding inositol-3-phosphate synthase — protein sequence MAARVGLWMVGAWGGVATTVATGLSALRQGLSAPVGLVTAKEPLASLPWADWGDLTIGGHDIRETTYAAEAQVLWEKSRVFSPDLLNRVADDFAVWDQNIQSGVLVNVGDRIRSLAGEKSRSYLAESPLQAIARIRKDLENFREQHRLDRLIVVNVASTEPTVDPALAELDWPQMQKRLGATEPIKLPSSSLYAIAAFECGASHVNFTPSVGTDLPALSELALIQGVVHCGRDGKTGETLLKSVLAPMFAARNLQVNSWVGHNIFGNLDGKVLDDPANKATKVKSKDHLLTEILGYKPQTLVSIEYIESLGDWKTAWDHIHFEGFLGTKMAMQFTWQGCDSLLAAPLVLDLVRITELEARLGGKGLLPFVGSFFKSPMGCSTPEFASQYQQLLEWAQLRQSQFEKK from the coding sequence ATGGCGGCGCGAGTTGGGCTGTGGATGGTCGGTGCCTGGGGTGGTGTGGCAACAACAGTGGCGACTGGCCTGTCGGCACTCCGGCAGGGGCTGTCGGCCCCGGTTGGGCTTGTGACAGCGAAGGAACCTCTCGCGAGTCTCCCTTGGGCCGATTGGGGTGATCTGACGATTGGTGGTCATGATATTCGCGAAACCACATACGCAGCCGAAGCCCAGGTTCTCTGGGAGAAATCGCGAGTCTTTTCTCCCGACTTGCTGAACCGGGTGGCGGATGACTTTGCCGTTTGGGATCAGAATATTCAATCAGGTGTCTTGGTGAATGTGGGCGATCGAATTCGTTCACTGGCGGGTGAAAAGTCGAGATCATACCTCGCAGAGAGTCCATTGCAGGCGATTGCCAGAATCCGCAAAGATCTCGAAAACTTTCGCGAACAGCATCGACTGGATCGCTTGATTGTCGTCAACGTCGCTTCAACAGAACCAACCGTTGACCCGGCCCTGGCAGAACTTGACTGGCCTCAGATGCAAAAGCGGCTGGGAGCCACTGAGCCTATCAAGCTGCCGTCGAGTTCGCTCTATGCGATTGCTGCCTTTGAATGCGGTGCCTCTCATGTCAATTTTACCCCTTCGGTAGGGACTGATCTGCCGGCATTGTCCGAACTGGCACTTATTCAAGGGGTGGTGCATTGCGGTCGCGATGGGAAGACGGGAGAGACGTTATTGAAGTCAGTTCTCGCGCCCATGTTTGCTGCGAGAAATCTGCAGGTGAACAGTTGGGTGGGCCATAATATCTTTGGCAATCTGGATGGGAAAGTCCTCGATGATCCCGCCAATAAAGCGACGAAAGTCAAATCCAAGGATCATTTGCTGACAGAGATTCTGGGCTACAAACCGCAGACGCTGGTTTCGATCGAGTACATTGAGTCGTTGGGTGACTGGAAGACCGCCTGGGATCATATCCATTTCGAGGGGTTCCTCGGGACAAAAATGGCCATGCAGTTTACCTGGCAAGGGTGTGATTCCTTACTGGCTGCTCCCCTGGTGCTTGACCTCGTGCGTATTACCGAGTTGGAAGCACGGCTGGGAGGCAAAGGATTGCTCCCCTTTGTGGGATCTTTCTTCAAGAGCCCCATGGGCTGCTCAACACCCGAGTTTGCCTCGCAATACCAGCAACTTCTGGAGTGGGCTCAACTCCGTCAAAGCCAGTTCGAAAAGAAGTAA